TCCAAAACGAATGACGAGATCCCCCGCCGGGACCTCAACGGGAAGCCCCACTCACCCGCATCGAAAAtctcctccaccaaaaaAAGTATCAAACGCGACAGCTACACTTTTCTTTCCCATCTACTACCACACACTTGTCGCAACCGATGCAAACATGGCGGCAGATAATGAAGGCACTGCCGCGAGTGGCACCAACGACTCTCGTCCGTCAGGTGACTCCAATGCCGCTCAGAACAATGATAACGGCAACCGTCGCAACCCGCGCCATGACCACAGAAAGCCTGGCAAGGGACGATCAGAGAAAGGTCGAGGAGAGTGGGGGTAAGTTTCCTTttcaattgattgattgagtGCAGTCGCCAACGGTGCTAACTAGATACTAGTCGTGAAAAGGGCgacaagcgcaagaagaacgacgagttcaaggagtTTAAGCGTCGCAAACTGAACAAGAAGGGCGAGTCTGCGGATGGCGAATCGAGCAACAACCCCTtctccaaggatgagattgctGCCGAGGAACGACGGCCCAAGCGAAAGGTTGCTGTTATGATTGGATACGCTGGTACTGGCTACAAGGGAATGCAGGTCAACGGCAACGAGAAGACCATCGAGGCCGACCTGTTCAAGGCCTTTGTCGCTGCAGGCGccatctccaaggccaacgcCGACGACCCCAAGAAGTCGAGTCTTGTTCGATGCGCCCGAACGGATAAGGGTGTGCATGCGGCTGGAAACGTCATCAGCTTGAAGCTTATtatcgaggatgaggacattgtcgacaagatcaacgcCGAGCTCCCAGAACAGATCCGAATCTGGGGTCTTCAGCGAACCAACAACGCCTTTAGCTGTTACCAGACTTGCGACTCAAGATGGTACGAGTACCTCATGCCTAGCTactgtcttcttcctccccaCCCCGAGACCTTCCTCGGCCGAAAGTTGGTCGAGTTGGCCAAGGAGCACGGTGTCGAGGACGAGCTGACCGCTAGAATGGCTGATGTCAAGGACTTCTGGACCGAggttgaagaaaaggagatCAAGCCCATTCTTGCCCGATTGGACCCCGAGACCAGAGCTGCTGTTTTGGAAAAGGTTCACGTCACcgacgatgaagagatcGCTGCACGAAAGGCGGCCGCAAGAGAGACAGACGAGGCCGAGCCGAGCGAAGAGAAGCCTGCCACCGAAGCACCTGCTGAGGCTACTGAGCAGACTACTGAGCCCGAGGCCCAGCAAAGTACTGTTGTTCTGGAGAGCCACAAGCCCAAGAACCGCGAGCTTGGCCCCATTGACTTTGCCCTTCGGGACATCAAGGCGGCTTACATGGCTGCAAAGCGACGATACCGTGTTAGCACTGAGCGCCTGGAGCGCCTTCAGGAGGCCCTCAACATGTACAACGGCACAAGAAACTTCCACAACTACACTGTTCAAAAGTCATTCTTTGACGCCTCGGCAAAGCGACACATCAAGTCGTTCATTGTCAACCCCAAGCCCATTATTATCAACGATACGGAATGGCTATCCCTCAAGGTTCACGGACAGAGTTTCATGATGCACCAGATCCGTAAGATGGTCGGTTTGGCTAGTCTGATCGTCCGCTGCGGTACCCCCATGGAGCGTATCAAGGAGAGCTACCAGAACCAAAAGATGGCTATCCCCAAGGCCCCTGGTCTCGGACTCTTGCTCGAGCGACCCGTTTTCCACAACTATAACCGAAAGGCGACTGAGTCACTTGGAAAGGAGggaattgactttgacaagtaCGATGACAAGATCCAGGCTTTCAAGGACAAGCAGATCTACACCCGTATCTTTAGtgtggaagagaaggataactcgTAAGTACTGACGTATGGTTGTCGGACAAGGCGCTAACAGGATACTAGGTTCCACATGTTCTTTAACCAGATCGACCAGTTCAAGACAAACCACTTCTTGTGGCTCACGGCTGGCGGTATGAAGGCGGCCGAGCTCACAAGAGACACTACAGGCGAAAAGGTGCAGCGGGATGTTGATAAGGAGCtcggtgacgaggatgaggaggaccCCGAGGGCGGTGAGGGCTAAATGTGTAACATTAGAACTAGACAAAGTTATGTTCTCGACGATCTGTTATAAAGAAGCATTGCATCACGAGTTGTCGGACCTTTCGGAGAAGATGTCCGTTGTTCTGGCTGTGGTTGACCTGCATCAGTTGCACGACATATGTCTTGGATTCAAGTTGAGTTGCCTTGGAATTAAGCAGCCTGTGAAAGAAATTGTGCGACGAGTTACCTCATGACCTTGAGGTATCAAGCCATGAAATAAAGCATGCCGTGTACGTGATGGGATTTCCCTTTCAAGGACGACCCCACTTagcgatggcttcaagctAGCCACCAGGCTTCAACCTCAGGCAGCCAGATTGCAGATTGCAGATTGCCGATAAGCGCACGGACCTCGCACAAATCGCACAGGGTTTGAAAACCCCAATTTAGCGACTCCTCCCGCTCGCTCGACCATCTCAAAATTTACAACGGCCCTCGCAACAGCACTCAACTCCGTCGTCGTCAATCCACGTAGTCGAACCAGCCGTCAAAATGAGCGCCCAGGCCCTTAACAAGATCGCTCCCAACAGCCCCTCGAGGCAGAACCCTTCCGAGCTCGAGACGAGCATCGCTCAGGCTCTCTTCGACCTCGAGTCCAACACCTCCGATCTCAAGGTCGCCCTCCGACCTCTCCAGATCGTCTCTGCTCGTGAGGTGAGAATACCGTGAACAACCAAAACCTAGGTACTCGTTTCGAGAAATCCTGTTCCCACACAAGAAAATTGTCCTTTTGCAATGGCTTGACCTAGCGTCCACTCCTACCGTCTCGCGACCCGCGGCACACACTTTTCAGTCGAGAAGATTTTCAAAGATGTAACATTTCGAGAAATGATTCAGACGGAGAACCTTGTGTGCACATCTCCATGTCGCCGGGGCGGGAGGCAGTGCTCAGCCAGAGTATCATTGACTTTTGTGGAACAGGACGGGAAGCGGTCCAAGGTTTCGTCCTGGAGCTCGCATGCTGACTTGGGATCTTGATTAGATCGAGGTTGGCCACGGCAAGAAGGCTAttgtcatctttgtcccCGTCCCTTCCCTGCAGGGCTTCCACCGCGTCCAGCAGCGGTAAGTTACCTTCTGTCTCGAATGTGAGACCCAACTAACAATGTACAGCCTCACCCGtgagctcgagaagaagttctcTGACCGCCACGTCCTGATCCTCGCTTCTCGCCGCATCTTGCCCCGCCCCAAGCGATCTGCCCGCTCTCGCAACAAccagaagcagaagcgacCCCGTTCGCGAACTCTCACCGCCGTCCACGACGCCATCCTCGAGGACCTTACCTTCCCCGTCGAGATCGTCGGCAAGCGCGTCCGCACCAAGGAGGACGgctccaagctcctcaaggtcatccttgacgagaaggagcgtgGTGGTGTTGACTACCGCCTCGACACCTACTCTGAGGTCTACCGTCGCTTGACAGGCCGCAACGTCAACTTCGAGTTCCCCCAGAGCGGTCCCGCTGACTACTAAGTCGGTGCGTCTACTTCAGAGATGAACTAGTAGTACGAGGAAAAAAATACATGTCTTCACATCAATCCAAGGGCTGGGAGTGCTATTCTTTAAACATGGTTGGTTTGGTCACAAAAGGGGCTTGGCGTCTTTAAAGAAAGTAGCTTGATAAATGGTACAAGCTGCGTATGATTTGACAAGACAACCTAAACACTTCTTCGGTCCATGACTTTGTTCGCTATCTGGGTATCTAGATTTATGTGTCGTGAACGTCTATGTGCGCTTCTATGTGATTTAATCGCTCCCGATGCGGCCAACTCCTAATACACACCAATAAGCCAGTTCTCGCTTCTCCTGGccttccttttcctttgcTGATGCTGTACCGACGTCTTGCTGGGAATCTGCCTCCCACTCCATCCTCACAAACATGGGTATCTCGAGAAtgtcctcgtcctccttgaTGGGGCTCTtatccttgaccttgtcgtcgtcaagTCGTAGCGAAGTAGGCACCACCTCCAAAATGATGCTGACCCAATTACGTCCTCGCTCCCAGATCTTGCCGGCTTCAGGTTGACCGCTGCTCTCCTCGCCCTTGCgctttttgtctctgtcatCGTCTTTCAGGGCGTCGTCCCACATGTCCGTGTTGGCGTCGATCTCGAACTGCGGACACAGAATGGTGACCTTGCTCGAGAACCTACCGGGTGTGCTGTTTGGTGTGGCAAGTGTAACCTTGATGCCGTCGAACAGGGGGTTCTTGAAGGTTATGATGTAGTGGTGAGGAGTAAGAGGCTTGAGAGGCAGCTCATGCTGGATTTGGGGACGCTGTGTGGTAGGAACAGGCCCGGCGGTGGGGTTGAGGGGTCGAATTGTGATGGTTGGTATGTACGACTTGGCCAcgagcttgatcttgaaccGTGTGGACGTGACCTTGTTCTCGggcttggagatgatgtgTCTGCATATAGAGCAACGTTTGGATCGTTTCGTTCGGAGGAGGTATGGTATAGGACGTAGACCATCCTGGAATCTCTGAACATCTGCTTGCAAAAGATTTTGCTCAATAGTAGCAGTCGCATCCAACCCCTCTTGGTGCAGTTTTTTGATCTGAGCGGAATCATCCAGATCAGCCACCTTTAGACCTTCTTCTGTCGAAAGAGCCTCACGCATCACGTCTGAAGGACCGTTGCGCTTACGGGAGTGCCCGTGACCGGTGTACATGGCCATGATCCGCGTCAACGCAGCAGGCGAGCCATAGCCGAGATTATCGTTGAGCGAAGGCACGCCTGAAGCGTTGGTGTCGGCGAGTTGTGCCTGGTAGAATGACTTGAGATTGGCGTACTGAAGCTCCGCATCGACGTCTTTGTCGGCTGGCGGAGGCTCATCTGGGTTATCCTTGCGTCGCTCCTTGAACTCTCTAGCCGTGAGTCTAGGCTGGCCGCCgttgttgactttggagAGCTGTGTGAATATGCCGCTCGGTCGGTCAAAGTCGATGCCTATCTCGGTGGACGTCCAGTTGCAGTACTGGCAGTATAGGGCGAATCTGCTGTTTCCATGGGCTGAAGGGTCGGCGCCTGGTTGTTGTTCGGTAGGGGCCAAGGCCATGACCTGGGTAGGACCGATGCATACGGGACATTGGTAACAGCTTCGAGTGCATCTGTCGACGGGGTATCATTGTCAggcttttttcttcctttcgtgtcttggttggtgtttACCTGTTACCCTCGCTTCGCAAGTTACTGCTTGGAACCTCAAAGAGACAATTGGGGCAGTAGTATGTGACGACTTCTTCGTTGACGCATCTCGGACATCGGATCTGCTGGCAGTCTTCGCAGTAGAGGAGGTATTCGAGAGGGTAGAGGCTGTAGTTTGAGCGAGGATCGGTGGGGTCAAAGGTGTGTTCGGCGGAGGCTGAGGTTGGAGTttgaggagtttgttgatcgGGGGGAGAATTATCGGAGCATGGAcattgtatgtatgtgtatggTATCACGGGTGCCATTGCgattgttggtgatgatgttgtggtgttgtttggAGGGGAGCTGTTGAAGTGAACTAGGGTCATAGCTACAGCACTACCTAACCCAGTATGACTCGGTGGGAGGCCAATCATGTGCTACAAtcaacagcagcctgctAATAACGGAAATATTTAATAGGAGCCCAAACTACTTAGATGAAGCTCTATTTTTTATTCATTAATTCATTCTGTTATGAAACATCACTACCCTTTGCCATTACTATAAAgaatggtgttgttggatTTAGTGTCTGAAGTACTTGATGGTTTATATaacgttaaaaaaaagaggttgcctaCCTGTGTCTGAAGTACAGGTGAGTTAAGCTTGCTGGTGTATTGAGATTTCTGAAGTCTAATATGATCTTTTTTATaggggagagaagaagactaTATGAAATACTGATGAAATCTTAGGCTATATTCACTAAGCTGGTCTAATTATCTTGTCAGTCAATAAATCAGTGTCGGTCTTTATGTAACTCACATAGTACTGTAGCAGTATCACGGCTATACTCTGCTCTATGAGCATACAGGACAATATACCGATAAATCAAGCCTAGACAACCTGACAGTTGAGTTCACATTAAGTTTATTTGCATAAAAGCTCCTGCATTGTATCAGCTGAAGCCCAAACGATCGTGAAAACGCCACTGCCCTCAAGCTCTCCCCTCAGGCCGTACTCTGTTCCAAGACGACTATTAAACTATATTCACGTCAAAGACTTCTTTGCATAAAACTCTTATTTGAATCAATTAAAGTCCCAAAAAATGAAAACGCCATTACTCTTGAGCCTCTCTTCAGCTCAGCCATCCCTACCTTTAACACTCTTTACTTAATGATCTAGACTGAGCGCTGACCATGTACGACCCTTATTTTTAGTATTTTGCGTCCAGGCTCATGTCATCGTTCAAGACCCTTATTGTTTCAACTTGATCTTTGGGACTTTATGCGACGAATGTCAGATTCAAGTCTTTCAGCTCTGAAGGCTTCATCAATTACAGGAGGGAACCGTTTAAACTCAATATGCAAGGAACTTGTATTCCCTCAACGCTTGGTTACCGACATTACTTTAGTGGCCGTCTCAAGTTCAGCTGTTGACAGTTTTTGCCGGCTAGGTCAACCTTGTCACCAAAGTCTTTCTGTCTCTCGCCTTACCCAAAGACCATGATCAACGATGATCCCTACAAGGCTGGTCTGTGTAAGACACTtgactctttttttcttctcgctTCTCGTTTGTGACCGAGACCGATTCTGTCCGAGCTCGGGATCCGTATTCAAGGCGTTTGTCTCGGTCTTTGTATGTCTTGTACACGACCTTGTGCGGGGCAGTTTGAGTTTATGATGAAAGAACACCTCATGCTTGAATCACCACTTGTTGGTTATGGTTGAATGCTTACTTACTGCCTTAGCTTGGTGTCGAATGGCTAGCTTGTCTGCATCTCACTCTGCCCCTGGGACGGAGAGCGGTTGCCCCTTGGTCAAAGCAATGAACTAGGCTTGGCTGAAGTTCCTAAAAGGGTTTGAGTAGAGTGACTGTCGACGCCTCTTGGACTCGGTGcggctgagctgagcttgcAACTCAATTCTTCATATTAGTGGCCGTTGTTAACATGATACAGCACAAAGACCAGAGGGATATTTGAGACaacccatgtccatgtccatgtccatccatgtcatgtctttggggaaaagaaaaaaagcaaaaacatCAGACAAAGTGGATAGTAAATCTTTAGACTCCATTCTTGCCTCTAACTGAAGTCGAGTTCGCCCAACAAGACTCGTGGAGAAGGGATTGGTGTAGAATAATTTAATTCCCGAAAACCTGGTGCGTCACAGATTAATTCAGGATACCCAATTTCCAATTCTCGGTTATGAAATTAAGCCACTTTCTCTGTATTTCACTCACGAATCCCGATGGACGATCCGATCATTAGTTAGTACTCTGTAGCGTAGTCCGGAAAGACCGGTTCCGTTGGATTGATaatgatgatcaagatcatgttgtGATGCGCTTTTGTGTGACTTTGCCCTACGTGATTGTCGACGCAGAGAAGCACACCATTGAGTTTACTAGCTCCCAACGTTGGTCGAAGTGGTGGTAGACTATACTGtagtggtgttgaagacGCTCTGATCTATCGGATCTAGAGTCTGATAAAGATTCACGTCAACTTGGTCTTTCCATTAGATCGAGGGCTGACGAGTCTAGAGACTGGGACTCAACGATACCTTGTAACCGAACAACTCAGCCACTCATCCCTGCGAGAATCACGACCAACCGCAGCAACTGCAGCAACCGCAACAAGACCTTCAACTATTAACATCGTATCATACAAATGCCGTGTCTGCTGTTGTAAATCCGAAAAAGACAGCTCATCTTACGGATCAGAGCCTTCTGGGTCGAGAACTAGCTTAGCTTGGCCTCTGCTTGACAGGGATCGTCATGACTTTGAATTGAATGGACGACACCAGCGCTACACTAGACGCAATGGCTTGCTAGTTAGTGTCTCACAAGTGCTTCTCTGGGACTTGGGTCTCCCACTCAAATTCCGACTGACCGGGGGcccttgtcttgtcctccCGGACATTGAACCAAGGTCCAGGGTCCGCCTTGATGAGCTCGGGAGAAAGAGTTGGCCGTAGAGTGAGCGACGAAATATTAACACGACCGCTCCCGTCTCCCCCCCTTGACCTGAGAAGGAGGGGAGAGATCTGATCTGAGTCTCTCAGTGAATGTCTTGATTCTTACGTAGGACCCGTCATGGAACCCTGTGCCTgacgtcttctt
This is a stretch of genomic DNA from Fusarium graminearum PH-1 chromosome 4, whole genome shotgun sequence. It encodes these proteins:
- a CDS encoding tRNA pseudouridine synthase 1 codes for the protein MAADNEGTAASGTNDSRPSGDSNAAQNNDNGNRRNPRHDHRKPGKGRSEKGRGEWGREKGDKRKKNDEFKEFKRRKLNKKGESADGESSNNPFSKDEIAAEERRPKRKVAVMIGYAGTGYKGMQVNGNEKTIEADLFKAFVAAGAISKANADDPKKSSLVRCARTDKGVHAAGNVISLKLIIEDEDIVDKINAELPEQIRIWGLQRTNNAFSCYQTCDSRWYEYLMPSYCLLPPHPETFLGRKLVELAKEHGVEDELTARMADVKDFWTEVEEKEIKPILARLDPETRAAVLEKVHVTDDEEIAARKAAARETDEAEPSEEKPATEAPAEATEQTTEPEAQQSTVVLESHKPKNRELGPIDFALRDIKAAYMAAKRRYRVSTERLERLQEALNMYNGTRNFHNYTVQKSFFDASAKRHIKSFIVNPKPIIINDTEWLSLKVHGQSFMMHQIRKMVGLASLIVRCGTPMERIKESYQNQKMAIPKAPGLGLLLERPVFHNYNRKATESLGKEGIDFDKYDDKIQAFKDKQIYTRIFSVEEKDNSFHMFFNQIDQFKTNHFLWLTAGGMKAAELTRDTTGEKVQRDVDKELGDEDEEDPEGGEG
- a CDS encoding 40S ribosomal protein S7, translated to MSAQALNKIAPNSPSRQNPSELETSIAQALFDLESNTSDLKVALRPLQIVSAREIEVGHGKKAIVIFVPVPSLQGFHRVQQRLTRELEKKFSDRHVLILASRRILPRPKRSARSRNNQKQKRPRSRTLTAVHDAILEDLTFPVEIVGKRVRTKEDGSKLLKVILDEKERGGVDYRLDTYSEVYRRLTGRNVNFEFPQSGPADY